In Carassius auratus strain Wakin unplaced genomic scaffold, ASM336829v1 scaf_tig00214327, whole genome shotgun sequence, the following proteins share a genomic window:
- the rp9 gene encoding retinitis pigmentosa 9 protein → MSDRKRSRKHHEDRHEKKKHKESKQDDEGKYQHQTRKLIQEVQKLKHVETFYENPPPGYIKEEDDRPEDCIPDDPGNEDARSFLAHAPTKGLWMPLGKEVKVMQCWRCKRYGHRTGDRECPFFIKGNQKLEQFRVAHEDPMYDIIRENKRNEKETRIQQLKQMLEDTTSDSDSTSSSSASSDHTRKKKKKKKEKRKKEKKKHVKKKKKHKAKASNDSDSD, encoded by the exons ATGTCAGATCGCAAACGAAGCCGAAAACACCACGAGGAcagacatgaaaaaaagaaacacaaggaGTCAAAACAAGATGATGAAGGCAAATACCAACACCAAACCAGAAAACTGATTCAAGAGGTGCAGAAACTCAAGCACGTGGAGACTTT CTATGAAAATCCACCGCCTGGGTACATTAAG GAAGAGGATGACAGACCAGAGGACTGTATCCCTGATGACCCCGGTAATGAGGACGCTAGGAGCTTTTTGGCTCACGCTCCCACTAAAGGACTGTGGATGCCTCTGGGGAAAGAGGTGAAGGTCATGCAGT GCTGGAGATGTAAGAGATACGGCCACAGAACGGGAGACAGAGAATGTCCTTTCTTTATCAAAGGCAACCAGAAACTGGAGCAGTTCAGAGTG GCGCATGAGGATCCGATGTATGATATCATCCGTGAAAACAAACGCAATGAAAAAGAGACTAG GATCCAGCAGTTGAAACAGATGCTTGAAGACACCACCTCTGACTCTGACTCCACCTCGTCTTCCTCTGCCTCCTCCGATCACACccggaagaagaagaaaaagaaaaaagagaagaggaagaaagaaaagaagaaacacgtgaagaaaaagaagaagcacAAGGCCAAGGCTAGCaatgactcagactctgattga
- the LOC113091859 gene encoding UPF0711 protein C18orf21 homolog, with protein sequence MAAFVSMATCHTCNKMSRQPGMNRELLSTLPRNRSAGKQRTPQSASRSTLKSVMDRTPSGTPRSVSSNTGSSSSKSGSAKLSLFARLKKILMLENKQKSKKGGLKDFLSSL encoded by the exons ATGGCTGCCTTTGTGTCG ATGGCAACGTGTCACACCTGTAATAAGATGTCCAGACAACCTGGAATGAATCGGGAGCTTTTGTCTACATTGCCAAGGAACCGAAGTGCAGGCAAACAAAGAACTCCACAGTCAGCCAGTAGGTCTACTCTGAAATCTGTAATGGACAGAACACCAAGTGGTACCCCACG GTCAGTATCTTCAAACACCGGCTCATCATCATCAAAGTCTGGCAGTGCGAAGCTGTCGCTTTTCGCCCGCCTCAAGAAGATCCTTATGCTGGAAAACAAACAGAAGAGCAAGAAAGGTGGTCTGAAGGACTTCCTCTCATCTCTCTGA